One part of the Candidatus Neomarinimicrobiota bacterium genome encodes these proteins:
- a CDS encoding 2-hydroxyacid dehydrogenase — MKIAFFDAKPYDREVFDSINREYGYKIKYFETKLTPDSVALARGYDVVCVFVNDTVNKKVIRELIEYDIQMIALRCAGFNNVDIEATRCKIPVVRVPAYSPHAIAEHTVALILALNRKIYRAYQRTRENNFSLNGLMGFDMYGKTAGIIGTGKIGMLAGGILKGFGMRVLAYDPYPNPQAAEEYGLEYTDLKTLYRKSQIISLHCPLTKETEYLINDKSLALMQDGVMIINTGRGKLVDTRALIKGLKMGKVGFAGLDVYEEERDFFFEDQSDMILTDDILARLLTFNNVVITSHQGFFTREALDSIARTTLNNIRELSGGKPLSNQVTCKS, encoded by the coding sequence ATGAAAATCGCTTTTTTTGATGCAAAACCTTACGACCGGGAAGTGTTTGATTCCATAAACCGCGAGTATGGCTATAAAATTAAATACTTTGAAACAAAACTTACGCCCGATAGTGTGGCATTGGCCCGGGGTTATGATGTGGTCTGTGTGTTTGTGAACGACACCGTAAACAAGAAAGTTATTCGCGAATTAATTGAATATGACATTCAAATGATTGCTTTACGATGTGCCGGTTTCAACAATGTAGATATTGAAGCCACCCGGTGTAAAATCCCGGTGGTCCGGGTGCCTGCCTACTCACCTCACGCCATTGCCGAGCATACTGTTGCCTTAATTCTGGCACTGAACCGAAAGATTTATCGGGCCTACCAGCGCACCCGTGAAAATAATTTTTCCCTCAATGGCCTTATGGGCTTTGATATGTACGGTAAAACAGCCGGTATTATCGGAACGGGCAAAATTGGTATGTTGGCCGGCGGAATTCTGAAAGGTTTCGGAATGCGTGTTCTGGCCTACGATCCCTATCCCAATCCCCAGGCTGCAGAAGAATATGGTTTGGAGTATACGGACCTGAAAACTCTGTACAGGAAATCACAGATTATTTCCCTCCATTGCCCGTTAACTAAAGAAACCGAATACCTGATCAATGATAAATCACTGGCCCTCATGCAAGACGGTGTGATGATTATTAACACCGGCAGGGGTAAACTCGTAGATACCCGGGCTCTTATCAAAGGATTGAAAATGGGGAAAGTGGGATTTGCGGGACTGGATGTTTATGAAGAGGAACGGGATTTCTTTTTTGAGGATCAATCGGATATGATTCTGACGGATGATATCCTCGCCCGGCTTCTGACTTTCAACAATGTGGTAATTACATCCCATCAGGGTTTTTTCACCCGTGAAGCTTTGGATAGTATTGCCCGGACTACCCTGAACAATATCCGGGAACTGTCGGGAGGTAAACCGTTAAGCAATCAGGTGACCTGCAAATCGTGA